The Raphanus sativus cultivar WK10039 chromosome 2, ASM80110v3, whole genome shotgun sequence genome includes a region encoding these proteins:
- the LOC108841671 gene encoding uncharacterized protein LOC108841671 has product MDSFFRVIPSTSCVKEGEVCSNASEDETCDADGEDIPEDEAVCRICLVELCEGGETLKMECSCKGELALAHKDCALKWFSIKGNKTCELDVNGYSLTEFGRRSRF; this is encoded by the exons ATGGATTCGTTCTTCAGAGTGATTCCTTCTACTTCTTGTGTAAAGGAAGGAGAAGTTTGCTCAAATGCATCTGAGGATG AAACATGTGATGCTGATGGAGAAGACATACCTGAGGATGAAGCAGTTTGTAGGATCTGTTTGGTAGAGCTTTGTGAAGGAGGAGAAACTTTGAAAATGGAGTGTAGTTGCAAAGGAGAACTTGCTCTTGCTCATAAAGACTGTGCTCTTAAATGGTTCTCCATAAAGGGTAACAAAACCTGTGAG CTTGATGTCAATGGTTACAGCCTTAcag AGTTTGGCAGGAGGTCCCGGTTCTAG